The sequence CCAGCGCACCCGCCGTGGTCACCAGATACCCGGCGGCTTTGAGATCGCCGGCCTTGCGGGCGAGTTCGAGCGCGGTGAGTGAAGCCTTGGCCCGATCGTCGGCCGAGAGATTGGCGGTGGCGTCGAACCACGCGGTGACCGGTGTGTACTGCTGCGCGCCAAGCTGCGGCATGGCTTCCGGATCATCGGGCGCGAGCTTCGCCAGACGTTCGCTCTCGCGCACCGCGCGTTCGATGGCGGCATCGGAGAGATCGTTGGTGGTGACCACCGCATGCTTGGGGCCGAACGCACTCTGAATGCCGAGTTGGGCATCGGTGGTGGAGCCTGCGGTACTCACCTGATTGTCGGCGAAGCGGATGTTGCCCTGCGTGTAGGTGTTGACCTGCACGTCGACGGCATCGGCCCTGGACAGCTTGACGGCCTTCTCGACGATGGCCTGCGCCTGCTCCCGCGTGAGGATGGCGCCGTTGTCTGCACGAAGCGGCATCAGGCCTTCCTCCCGGTGTTGATGACATTGACGTTGCGGAAACGCGCGGGCGGCGCGCCGTGACTCACGGCGTTCACCTGGGGCGGTTGTCCCTTGCCATCGAAGAACGAACCACCGAGCTGATAGCTGCGCTTGCCGCCGATCATGTCCATGCTGTTCCAGAAATCCGGCGTGCGGATCTGATACGCCACGTCCTTGAGCACCCCGACGATCTTGCCGCCCTTGATCTCGTGAAAGAGCTGGCCGCCGAACTGCGCGTTGTAGCGTTGCTGGTCGATGGAGAAGGAGCCGTCGCCCTGAATGAGAATGCCGCGATCGGTGCCGGCGATGAGATCGTCGATGGTGAGATCACGTTCACCCGGCAGCAGCGACACATTGGGCATGCGCTGGAACTGCACGTTGTCCCATCCCTGCGCATACGCGCAGCCGTGTGAGCGCACGGGGCGGTTGTTCTTTTCGTACCACCAGCGCAGCCACGGCGCCTGTTCGCGCGTGGTCTGGTAGTCGTTGAACATGCCGTTCTTCACGATGAGGAACTCATCGGGCTTCACACCGTCGTCGTCCCATCCGATGGTGGAGAGGCCGCCTTCCTGCGAGCGATCACCCTGGATGTTCATGATGGACGGACCGTACTTGAGCGTGCCCAGCATCTTGTCGGGCGGGGCGATGAACGACGTGCCGGCGTAGTTGGCTTCGTAACCCATCGCGCGATCGAGCTCGGTGGGATGCCCGATGCTTTCGTGGATGGTGAGCCAGAGGTTCATCGGATCGAGCACCAGATCGTAACGACCCACGTCCACCGGCTTGCCGGTGAGTTTGGCGGCCGCTTCCTCACCCCACTTCTGGGCATTGCCCACCAGGTCGTTCTGCAGCACGTACTCCCAGCCGCGGGCCATGGGAGCCACCATGTTGGAGCGGTTCTGGAAGTCGGTGAAATCGCTGGACACCGCGGTGATCTGCATGGTGGGCCAGGTGCGCACCACATCCTGCTTCGTGACCGTGCCGTCGGTGTTGGCGTAGTTGCGCTCGTCCTTCACGAAGAAGAAGCCGCTGAAGATGTACTTCACGTTCTTCGCCTTGAGCGCGTTGGCATTGGCCTTGAGCAGCAGATCGGCCTTCTGTTCGACGGGAATCTCGAAGGGATCCTGCGTGTAGGCGCCCTTCCACACGCCATTCGCCACCACGGGGGTGGGCAGCCACTCGATGGGATTGGCGCGCGCGATGCGTGAGGCTTTCGCAATGGCCACGGCTTCCCGCGCGGCAGCGGCGGCGCCATCGGTGGTGAGCAGACGCGTGGCGGCAAATCCCCAGGTGCCGTTCACCAGGGCCCGGACGCCAATGCCCACGGTATCGGTGTCGACGACCTGCTGGATCTGCTGTTCGCGGGTGAAGACGAAGTTCTGCCGCTGGCGGCTGCAGCGTACGTCGGCGTAGGTGGCACCCGCCATCTTCGCGGCGTTGAGGGCCGCGTTCATGAGTTCACGGACATTGGCGATGTCGGTGAACGCGTCGAGGGCGCGGGGGTCTGGCGCGGGTGCGGCCGCGAGCCATCGCGGAATGCCGGCCAGCGCACTGCCGGCGAGCAGGGACGCACCCATGGACGCGCCGAGGGCGGTGCCGCCCTGCCTGAGAAAATCGCGTCGGGAAGTCATTGGGGAGGGGTGACGGACTCGAATGGCGCCGCCAGGAGAGAAAAAACGGCGGCGCGAGGTGGTAAGTCCCCTACGGTAGGGCCGGGACGGCCGTTTCGATAGCAGGAAGGGCCGGGACGAATGTTCCGCGGGTCGTCCCGATTCCCTGACGCGGGGAATGGTCTAGCAGAGGGAAGCGCCGAGGACTCGGAATCCTTCCCGATCAGCCGCCACGGCGAGACGCTCGTCGAGCGTCACGAACGGCAGAGTTCCTGGAGCAAAATCGGATGCGATGATGGCTGCCGCCAATTGAAGGGCATCGGCAGCTCGCAGACGATGCACGCGTAGCAGCCGGGTGGCCTGGAGTCGCACGTCTTCGATGGCAGGGACCTCCAACCAATGCCGTGCATTGGCCTCTAGTCCATGCAGTGTTCTTCGCAGCATATCGGCCTCGATGTCTCCATCACGTTCGAGACGCGCGAGGGCAGAGACCGCCTCGATGCGCGTTCCCCACCACGTCACGACAGCCGAATCATCGGCGAGATGGTCCCGCATTGCGGGTGTCATTGGCTCCTGAATCAGGAGCGGCAATAGTGCGGACGTGTCCCAATAGCGCATAGACTGTCAGGAGGGTGTTCCGGGAAACGCGGCAGCGGCAGAGATGCTGAAGACGACGATCAATACCCGTCATCCCGCTCGGCTCGGAGCGCTGCGACTGCCGACGCCCGAGCCCGCGGAAGCGGCGCTTGTAGAATCGTCTCGATTTCCCCCTCGAGCGGAGCCGAAGGAAGAATCAGGCGGCCCCGCTGGGCGAGTTCGATCGCGTGCGCCGACACCCCCGCGGTAACCGGCGGGGGCACGAGTTGCGCAACCGGAACCCCACGATCGGTGATGACCACCGCCTCTCCGCTCCGAATCTCCCGGATCAGCGCGCTCAACCCGCTCTTTGCATCAGAGACGGACACTGTCTTCATAAGACCATGATAGTCATTTCGTTTCGACCAATCAAGGCTTTTACAGGCTGTTCTCAGTGCTCATATCGATCAGCCCGCCTTCTGCTCCCCTCTTCGAGCACCACCGCCACCCACGGCGCGTCGGAGCGATCCCGGCGGACGGTCCAGGTCAGCGTGGCGGGTGCTCCCGCCTGCAGCGTGACCGATTGGGTGGCCTGGGCCGGCGTGCGGAGTCGCAGGTTGTCGGTGCGCAGCGTGTAGCGGTGCATACCGGCACCGCTCACGGTGAGCCGCAGGGTGATGTCGCCATTGGCGGCCGTGCTGCTGGTGAGCGCCAATGTGTCGGCCGACGCCGAACCTTGCGCCGGGCCCTGCGCATGTGGCAGCAGATCCTCCATGAGCCACAACCAGCGGTTACTGGAGTGCACCCACACTTCCTTGTACACGTACATGTTCTGCGACGGGTAGTACGGCAGATCGCTCGTGCCACGGCTCTGCATGCCCACCGGCAGCGTGCCGACCATGTCACCCGACGACACGCTGTACTGCTGCGCCCAGTCGTAGCCTTCACCGTACATGGTGCTCTGCGTGAACGGGTTGCGTCCCACCACCCATTCGGCCTGCCGCGTGGCCAGTTCGAGTCCGTCACGATCGCCGCGCATGCGTGATGCCGCCGACAGTCCCTTGGCCTGCGACAGCAACACGCCGTAGTTGCCGCGGCGCTGGAACCACACCGGGAAGGTGCGCAGATACCAGCCGTCACCCATGGGCGTGCCGGCCCGCACCTGTTCGGCGTACTCGCTCTGCTTCTCCAGATAGCGTCCGCCCGAGTCGGGCACCTGCACGCTGTCCACCGCACGATAGACATACGCCGGCAGTACTTCATATGGCGCCGTCACGCGCGCGGTGCGCTTCTGATACTCGGCGTAGCGCACGACGGTGGCATACCACGGCATCCAGTCGGCGTGACCGGGCAGTGCGTCGATGAGCTGGGTGAGCGCCACGATGGGCGCCTGGTCGGCCGCGCGGTGGAACTGATGAAAGATCGTGTCCCGATCGGGACCGGTGTAGAAGAAGCCCGACAGCGGTAGCGTGCTGCCCACCCGCGTCACCTGCTGCGACGCCATCACGATGCGCGCGAGCTCCACCGCCTTGTCGCGGTACTGCGCCTCTCCGGTGGCGCGCCAGAGTTCGAGTGACGCGGTGATGCCGATGCTGGCGAGTTCCATGCGCGCGGCCGCAAACGCCGGTGTATGCCAGGTGGATGGTCCTTCGATGCCGACGATGGCATGCGCCCAGTCGTCGCGCGCGATGCGCAACGCTTCGGCGGCACGCGCCGGGTCGCGTGTCCGCAATACACGCGCACCGATCGCACCGGCCGCCGCCGAGATGTAATTGGCGTTGGGATTGTTCTTCGCTTCGACGGAACGGTCGTCCGCATCACCGACGATGTTGTTGGACCAGAAGTTGTGACTGCCGAATCCGATGCGGTATCCCCCGTCGAAACGCACGCGCAACACCCAGTCGAGTCCCCATGTGGCTTCTTCGATGAGCCGGTCCACGAGGGCGGGGTGACGGCCTTCGGTCATGAGTCGCTCGGCCAGCGCGAACATGGCATACGTGCCTTCGCCCGTATTGATCACGCCCTGCGACAGATCGCCGGCGTCGTGCCAGCCACCACTCATGGTGATGCGCTTGTCGCCCAGTGTGGCGAACCAGTCGAGGTGATCGATGCCGTGCACACCCGGCACATCAAAACCGCAGCGGTTGCCATAGTAAAAATTGAGCGACTTCCAGATGGACGGCAGCCAGGCGGTGTCGTTCACCACGAAGGGCTTGCTGATGGCCGAGCCCACACGCAACACGTAACGGCCGGGTGTGGTGAGTTCACTGAAATCGAGCTGCTGGAATGCACCGGTGGGTGTGGTCACCTGTTGCACGGACTTGCGCAGCACACTCTCGCCAAACGCGATGTCGCCCACGCGCACGACGTCGAAGTGCGAAGCGGTCAGACCATTCGCGATCGCGGATTTCCGGCTGTCCACCTGATACCCGCTATGACTGAACGCGAATTTGCCTGGCGCCACGCTCCAGCCGGTGTGCACATCGGGGTCCACCTTCTGCAGTTCGATACGTCCGACCTCGAACGCCACCCGATCGTCGGGGTTCGCGATCATGCGGTTCACGAAGTAGCCGATCTCGATGAGCGTGACACGATCGCGGGCCAGCGGTTCGATCTCCCACGTCACCTGCTGCCACCCGTTCTTCTGCAGCGTGATGACATGCGTGCCTTCGCGGTTGTAGCGATCGGGCACCTTCACCGCGCCATCGTTGTGCATGACGAGCTGCAGAGGCAGCACGGGTACGCCGGTGTAGTCGGGCCGGATCCAGATGGAGATGCGATTGAACGCACTCCAGTCCTCGTTGGCCACCGTGCGGCGGAGATTGATGGCAGGCAGCCGCGGCCGTTCAGGGAGAGGCGGCCGGTTGAGCCGCATGTCCACCCGCAGCGCCCGCATGTCGCTCAGACGTGGCGCGTCGGGAAACGACAGCGTGCCGGCACCGGTGAGTTTCCAGTTGGCCGGCTGCGTCATGTCATCGAGCACGCGGCTCGCGTGCACGGGCTTGGCGAGCCAGCCGTACTCCGCCGAATTCGGAAAGTCGATGGGGAGCAGCGCGCGCGGCGGGGCGAGGGACTGCGCGCCAAGCAAGTTGGGAGAGGTGGCCGCGCCAATCGTGGCCACCGTGACGAGGAGTTTCCGCAACGTGTCCATATTGAGACTCAAAATGGACACGTGCGGTCAATTTTGCGCAATCAGCACACGTCAGAGCCTGGAGAATGGGCGAGGCATGCCAGGAGGCAGCATGCCCGCCAAATCTCACTGGAAAGCGATTCCAGGCGATGCTACTTGAATCGGATCCCGTTTGGTGCGATGGCGCCCTTGGTGGGCACGAACGGCTTGGGCGCGGGCTTACCGGGACGCGCCGGGCCACGACCGTCGCGGTGGCCGCGGTTGTTGTCCTGCACATCCCGTCGTGTGCCGCCTTCACCCGCCGCTCCTGCGCGCGCGCCACTCGTGCCGCCATCGCTGCGCATGCTGAGCGCGATGCGGTTGCGGGGCAGATCCACGCTCTGCACGGTGACTTTCACCTTCTGGCCGACCTTCACCACGTCGTTGGCGTCCTTCACATAGCGATCGGCCAACTGGCTCACGTGCACCAGTCCATCCTGGTGCACGCCGATGTCCACAAAAGCCCCGAAGGCCACGATGTTGGTGACGACCCCTTCCAGCACCATGCCCGGCAGCAGATCGCTGGGCTTCTGGATGTCGTCGCGGAACGCGGGTGGTTCGAATGCGGCGCGGGGATCGCGGCCGGGCTTTTTGAGTTCGGCCACGATGTCCCGCAGCGTGGGCATGCCCACAGCGTTGCCGACATCGTTGCTCACGTACGTCGCGAGTTCGATGCGATCGACCAGCGCATCGTTGCCGATGAGTTCGGCCACGTTCACGCCGAGGTCTTTGGCCATGCGTTCCACGAGGCCGTAGCGCTCGGGGTGCACGGCACTCGCGTCGAGCGGATGCGCGCCGCCGCGCACACGCAGGAAGCCGGCCGACTGTTCGAAGGCCTTGGCGCCCAGTCGCGGCACGCTCTTGAGATCGCCTCGCGATTTGAATCCGCCCTGATTGTCGCGCAGCGTGACGATGGCCTGCGCCAGCGAGGGGCCGATACCGGCCACATACCCCAGCAGCGCGGCGGAGGCGGTGTTCACCTCGACGCCCACCCGGTTCACGGCGCTCTCCACCGTGTCGTCGAGACGCTGCTTGAGACGCGTCTGATTCACATCGTGCTGGTACTGTCCCACGCCGATGCTCTTGGGGTCGATCTTCACGAGTTCGGCGAGCGGGTCCTGCAACCGGCGCGCGATGCTCACCGCGCCACGCAGCGAGACGTCGAGCTCGGGAAATTCCTGTCGCGCGAGGTCACTGGCCGAATACACCGACGCCCCCGCTTCATTCACCACCACCACCTGCGGACGCGGCGGATCGAGCTCACGCAACGCGGCCTTGGTGAGCGTTTCCGTTTCGCGGCTCGCGGTACCGTTGCCGATCGCGATGAGCTCCGGCGTGAAGCGTGCGACCATCGCGCGCACGGCGCCGGCAAAGCGGTCTTCCTGATGCAGATAGAGCGTGTCCGTATGGACGAGCGCTCCCGTGGCGCTCACTACGGCCACTTTCACACCGGTACGGAAACCGGGATCGAGTCCGATCACGCGCTTCTCACCGGCGGGCGAGGCAAGCAGCAATTGCTCGAGGTTGCGGCCGAAGATGGCGATGGCTTCGTCGTCGGCGCGTGTCTTGAGTTCCACGCGCAGTTCCACCTCGATGGCCGGCGCGAGCAGACGCTTGTAGGTATCGGCCGCCACCAGCGTCAGTTGCTGCGTGGCCTTGCGCGTGCCGATCACCTCGCCCGCCAGGCGCGCGTTGATCTCTTCGACGGGCGCTTCGATGCGCCACAACAGTTCGCCTTCGGTTTCACCACGACGAATGGCCAGCATGCGATGGCTGGGAATGGTTCCCAGCGGTTCGGAAAACTCGAAGTAATCCTTGAACTTGGAATCGTCGCTCTTCTTCTCGGCGATGACGCTGCTCTTCACCACACCCTTCGCGCGGGTGACTTCGCGTACCCATCCACGGATCACGGCGTCTTCGGCCACCTGTTCGGCAAGGATGTCCCGTGCGCCCTGCAGGGCTGCATCGGCGGTGGGCACTTCGGAGGGCTTGCCGTCGACTTCGGGCAGGATGAACTCGGCCGCCTTTGCCAACGCCGCTTCATCGGAGGCGGTTCCTTCCCAGAGCGCCTCGGCCAGCGGACCGAGTCCACGTTCGCGCGCGATCATGGCCCGCGTGCGTCGCTTGGGCTTGTAGGGGAGGTACAGATCCTCGAGTGCCTGCTTGGTGTCGGCGGCGAGAATGGAGGCCTTGAGCGTGTCGTCGAGTTTGCCCTGTTCATCGATGCTCTTGAGGATGGCGGCGCGACGATCCTCGAGTTCCTTGATGTAGTCGGCGCGCTCACGCACATCGCGGAGCTGCACCTCGTCGAGGCCACCCGTGACTTCCTTGCGGTAGCGGGCGATGAAGGGAAGCGTGGCGCCCTCGGCGAAGAGCACGAGGGTGCGATGAACCTGCTGCGGGTTCAGCGAGAGTTCGGAGGCAACGCGCGCGACGAGGGTCGCGTCGAGCGTGCCGATCGGTGCGGCGGGTGCGGTCATGGCGTCAACATAGAGGCGCACGGGTGCGAAATGGAGGACTTGAAATCCGGCGACATCGGCACATCACCTAGGCCTCCACGTAGTGCAGTGCTCCCCTATTGTGATGAGGACAACCATTCCTTTGCGGATGGCAGCGCTCTATCGGCAAAGCCGAATGCGACCGCACGAATCAGGAACTTCGAGTAATAGTCCGTATAGAGATAGTAGTAGCGAAAGAGCGCAAGGAACGCTGCTATCGCCAGAAGAACGGGCACGGAGAATGCCATCTGCCGTTGATGGTCTGTCCCGAACTCGACCAACGAACCAACGTTCAACCACCAAAGACCACAGTACAAAGCGGCGAGGTACAACGCACATCCCAGGTTGCGGGAGAATCCGTACAACCGCAGCCAGTTGTCGGCGAGTTCGCTCATGGATGGTCCGCTGGCTCTCACGGCCATTGCTGCGAACCAGTATGCAGAAGAAAAGTCACTGCGGTCATTCCCAGCACCGCAGCGCTCCCGCACGCTCCAGAATTGTGCGACGGTCTCTTTGTCCAGTGGGCGCCTGGAGTGTGTAAGCTTGGCCAGGAGCACAGAGGCAAATCGTTCGGGAACGGACAATACATAGGCGACGAATGTCAGCCCCGCCGACAGTCGTTGGCCACTTTCCGACTTGTTGATTCGCAGGACCGAATCCCATTGAGATATCGTGAGACACAGCGAGACGATCCAGGATACAAACAGAATCACGAGGGCGATCCCGGACAATGTCGCTGCCCATTCCAGTCTTTCGATCGCCAGCGCGTTGTCCGAGAGCAGATAGGCCAGAGGGGAAGGAAGAAGACGGTTGAGAGGAATGGCTCCGGGCAGGGAGAGGTAGCGGAAAAGGAAGTATGCATTGACCCAGAAGAACACTCCACGTGAAAAGCTGGCCGTAATCTCGCGATGACCGACCTGCCCTCCAAGAAATCGCCGGAATGGATACCCCCGGCCCTTCTCCACATAGAACCGGTCGATTGCAATGGCAGAGATGGATGCCACCAGGTGACCAACGACGTAACAACCGATCGCCGCCGCGAGTAGAACAACAACCTGAGCAGGCCAGGAAGATGCATTGGCCACTCCTGCGAGAACCGTCCGGAGAGCCGTGTTGATCGGTACACTGACCGACTCGGGATCGATAGATGCGGATCTGCTCCAGTACTCGAAGAGGCTGACAGCGAACACCAGAACGCTACCGGGCACGAAATAGCCCAATACATCATATGCCGTCACCGAACGGCGGATATCAGAAATTGCTTGTTGCACATCAGCCATTGTTTGCCTTCAGACAGCGTGTGTCAGCAAAGTGACTATGGAGTGACTCGATGAGTTCCCTCGTAGGAATGGTCCTCTTCGAACTTCGGAGAATGCTTCCCGCCAACATTCTTACTCCATGCATAGAGCACACCGTACATCGCAGGTTGGAAGGCCAAACCGACAACGGCGCCCCAGAAACCTGCGATCACGTAGCCAATCAGGGCGAGAACGACGGAAGCGCCGATGATTCGCGCCATCAGGAGAGGTTGATCACGATTTTCCCGCATAGATCCTCCTGGGATTGGCGTGGGTCCTGCTTATGGAAGCCGGATGATCGGTATCGACTCTGCCAAGTTTATAGAGTATCACCTCGCAGCCTGACGGGGAACATCTTGGGGGCGACCCGTCAGCACTCCGTCAGTCACACCCCGCCACCGCACTCTCCCACAACACGCGCCACACACCACCGGCGCGCGTGAGCACGGCGGCACCCAGCGCCACACCATCGTCGCGGCCGAAGAGCAGGTGCAGATCACCCGAACGCGCCGTGCGGAACGCCAGCAGCGGTTCGGCCACCACGAGTTCCTCTTCGTGACCGGATGCCCGTTCATGCCAGGCCACCTTCCAGCTCTTCGCGTCGGTGGACGGGGCGTTCACGACGATCACCAGACGTTCCTCCTTGGGATCGTCCTCCTGATTCACCCGCCGCACGAGGGTGGCCACCACGAATCCGCTGTCGAGGCCCGAGGTGCGCCAGGCGCGCAACACCACCAGCGGCAGCGTCCGGAACGTGTGACTGGTGTCGTCGGGCAGTCCGGAGGCCAGGCGGGTGAGATCGGCGGCCAGCCGCGCGGAATCCCGCGCGGCGAGTCCTTCGATGGAGTCGAGCGGGATGGCCGTCACCCTGCCCGCCATGAACGCCGCGGTCCAGGGCGCGCTCACGGTGCCGCCGTCGATGGCCAGACGGGCCACGGGCCAGGCCGTGCATCCCGGTTCGGTCTTCGGTGCGGCTTCGACCGACAGCAGCGCCCCGCCGATCCGGCCGCTGCGTGTAAAGAGATCGAGACGACGGTCACCCATGGCCGCGCCGATCCCGACGGTGTCCGCCACGGTGAGTTCAGTGGCCTCGGGACGAAGCAGGGAACCCGCCACCATGCCGCCGTCGACGGTGGGCAGCACGAGCACGGCACCAGCCGATGGATCCCATCCGCTGTTGATCAGTTCTTCACGGCGGCTCGCACTGTCGGTGCCACGCGCGGGCACGACCGTCGAATCGCCCCCCGCCGAGGGCTGCGGCCGGTCACAGGCCGAAAAGAACGAGGAGACCATCAGGAGCAGCGCCGCGGAACACGACGCGCGCCACGTTGAGCGCATCACGGACTTGATACGGTACCGGTGAAGAGTCTGCGACTGTCGCACTGGACAGCCGCCATGCCGATCCTGACAATTCCGGACCGGCGCGTTCGTCTGCCCTCAATCTGCCGCACCGCCCGCGCCCTCGCACCCTCCCGGATCCTTCATGACCGCCGTCTCCTCCACGCCCTCCTCCTCCCGCGGCATTCTGAATGCGCTGGGTCTCCATCGGCGCGAATTGCGCGCCTGGGCGATGTACGACTGGGCCGTGTCGGCCATGCAGACGGTGATCATGACGGCCGTCTTCCCCATCTACTTCATCTCGGTGGCCGGAGACGGCCGTCCACCGGAAGCGGCCACGCAGGCGCTGGCCAACGCCAACACCATCGCCGCC comes from Gemmatimonas aurantiaca and encodes:
- a CDS encoding glycoside hydrolase family 9 protein, with the protein product MDTLRKLLVTVATIGAATSPNLLGAQSLAPPRALLPIDFPNSAEYGWLAKPVHASRVLDDMTQPANWKLTGAGTLSFPDAPRLSDMRALRVDMRLNRPPLPERPRLPAINLRRTVANEDWSAFNRISIWIRPDYTGVPVLPLQLVMHNDGAVKVPDRYNREGTHVITLQKNGWQQVTWEIEPLARDRVTLIEIGYFVNRMIANPDDRVAFEVGRIELQKVDPDVHTGWSVAPGKFAFSHSGYQVDSRKSAIANGLTASHFDVVRVGDIAFGESVLRKSVQQVTTPTGAFQQLDFSELTTPGRYVLRVGSAISKPFVVNDTAWLPSIWKSLNFYYGNRCGFDVPGVHGIDHLDWFATLGDKRITMSGGWHDAGDLSQGVINTGEGTYAMFALAERLMTEGRHPALVDRLIEEATWGLDWVLRVRFDGGYRIGFGSHNFWSNNIVGDADDRSVEAKNNPNANYISAAAGAIGARVLRTRDPARAAEALRIARDDWAHAIVGIEGPSTWHTPAFAAARMELASIGITASLELWRATGEAQYRDKAVELARIVMASQQVTRVGSTLPLSGFFYTGPDRDTIFHQFHRAADQAPIVALTQLIDALPGHADWMPWYATVVRYAEYQKRTARVTAPYEVLPAYVYRAVDSVQVPDSGGRYLEKQSEYAEQVRAGTPMGDGWYLRTFPVWFQRRGNYGVLLSQAKGLSAASRMRGDRDGLELATRQAEWVVGRNPFTQSTMYGEGYDWAQQYSVSSGDMVGTLPVGMQSRGTSDLPYYPSQNMYVYKEVWVHSSNRWLWLMEDLLPHAQGPAQGSASADTLALTSSTAANGDITLRLTVSGAGMHRYTLRTDNLRLRTPAQATQSVTLQAGAPATLTWTVRRDRSDAPWVAVVLEEGSRRRADRYEH
- a CDS encoding Tex family protein, yielding MTAPAAPIGTLDATLVARVASELSLNPQQVHRTLVLFAEGATLPFIARYRKEVTGGLDEVQLRDVRERADYIKELEDRRAAILKSIDEQGKLDDTLKASILAADTKQALEDLYLPYKPKRRTRAMIARERGLGPLAEALWEGTASDEAALAKAAEFILPEVDGKPSEVPTADAALQGARDILAEQVAEDAVIRGWVREVTRAKGVVKSSVIAEKKSDDSKFKDYFEFSEPLGTIPSHRMLAIRRGETEGELLWRIEAPVEEINARLAGEVIGTRKATQQLTLVAADTYKRLLAPAIEVELRVELKTRADDEAIAIFGRNLEQLLLASPAGEKRVIGLDPGFRTGVKVAVVSATGALVHTDTLYLHQEDRFAGAVRAMVARFTPELIAIGNGTASRETETLTKAALRELDPPRPQVVVVNEAGASVYSASDLARQEFPELDVSLRGAVSIARRLQDPLAELVKIDPKSIGVGQYQHDVNQTRLKQRLDDTVESAVNRVGVEVNTASAALLGYVAGIGPSLAQAIVTLRDNQGGFKSRGDLKSVPRLGAKAFEQSAGFLRVRGGAHPLDASAVHPERYGLVERMAKDLGVNVAELIGNDALVDRIELATYVSNDVGNAVGMPTLRDIVAELKKPGRDPRAAFEPPAFRDDIQKPSDLLPGMVLEGVVTNIVAFGAFVDIGVHQDGLVHVSQLADRYVKDANDVVKVGQKVKVTVQSVDLPRNRIALSMRSDGGTSGARAGAAGEGGTRRDVQDNNRGHRDGRGPARPGKPAPKPFVPTKGAIAPNGIRFK
- a CDS encoding type II toxin-antitoxin system prevent-host-death family antitoxin; its protein translation is MKTVSVSDAKSGLSALIREIRSGEAVVITDRGVPVAQLVPPPVTAGVSAHAIELAQRGRLILPSAPLEGEIETILQAPLPRARASAVAALRAERDDGY
- a CDS encoding TldD/PmbA family protein; this encodes MTSRRDFLRQGGTALGASMGASLLAGSALAGIPRWLAAAPAPDPRALDAFTDIANVRELMNAALNAAKMAGATYADVRCSRQRQNFVFTREQQIQQVVDTDTVGIGVRALVNGTWGFAATRLLTTDGAAAAAREAVAIAKASRIARANPIEWLPTPVVANGVWKGAYTQDPFEIPVEQKADLLLKANANALKAKNVKYIFSGFFFVKDERNYANTDGTVTKQDVVRTWPTMQITAVSSDFTDFQNRSNMVAPMARGWEYVLQNDLVGNAQKWGEEAAAKLTGKPVDVGRYDLVLDPMNLWLTIHESIGHPTELDRAMGYEANYAGTSFIAPPDKMLGTLKYGPSIMNIQGDRSQEGGLSTIGWDDDGVKPDEFLIVKNGMFNDYQTTREQAPWLRWWYEKNNRPVRSHGCAYAQGWDNVQFQRMPNVSLLPGERDLTIDDLIAGTDRGILIQGDGSFSIDQQRYNAQFGGQLFHEIKGGKIVGVLKDVAYQIRTPDFWNSMDMIGGKRSYQLGGSFFDGKGQPPQVNAVSHGAPPARFRNVNVINTGRKA